The genome window AAGCGGGATTTTCCGCCTGGCGCAGCAGTGTCCCGCCGTCCCGCTCGTGCCCGTATGGATCAAAAATGCGCGAAATGTCCTGCCTAAAGGCTTTATGATACCCATCCCGCTACTTTGCGAGCTGATAGTGGGCGAGGAGATAATCTACGGCGGCGAGGGCAAGGGCGAGTTTTTACAAAAGGCGCAAGACGCGCTGCTAGCGATAAGCGATACGCAAAATGATAGAACGAAAGCCTAGCGCGGAAGTTTTAGCGATGGCGGTAAATTTGAGCCCCGTAAATCCGCCACGTAAGACTGGGAGATTTGTGACCGATCTTTACGGCAAATTTGACGGTAAGCCTTTGAGAGCGGCGGCTAGAAGCGTCAAATTTAAAAATAAAGCCCGGGCTAAAATGCTCGCCTCGCCGCAAATCAAATTTGACCCAAACGCAGGCTCAAAGCGCGAGCATTTTTCGCCAATAAATTTAACCGCCCAAACCGTCCGCAGAGCAAACCAAACGCGCGTAAATTCGGCTCGCTCGGCGGCATACGAAACAGACGTCAAATTTAGCTTCAAATTTAACCAAAAGGCACTAAAATGAACCCGCAAAATCATATATTAAATCTATTTTTAGGACTCATCGCGGTGCTGGTCGTCTCTAGCGCCGTTGCCTTTATCCTAAAGGCGAAATTTGGCGCCGAGAACAAAACCGTATCAAATTTGACCTCGCGCATAAACGCCTGGTGGGCGATGATTTTGGTGATTTTTGCATTTACGTATATGGGCAAAAACGCCGTGATATTTTTGTTTTTGCTAGTATCTTTTGCCGCATTGCGCGAGTTTTTGTCGCTCATCTACATCCGCAGGGGCGATCATATCGCGCTCGTGGCGTGCTTTTACGTGATTTTGCCGGTACAGTATATATTTATATATGCCGATTGGTACGCAATGGCGATGATATTCATCCCAGTTTACGGATTTTTGTTTTTACCGATTTTGGCGGCTATTTGCGGAGATGCGGCCTATTTTTTAGAGCGCTCGACGAAGATCCAGTGGGCGCTGATGATCTGCGTCTTTTGTATCTCGCATATCCCCGCGCTTCTTTTGCTAGACCTTGAGAGTGGCAGCAGTATGGAGCTGATGCTGTTTTTGATCATAGTCGTGCAATCTAGCGACGTGCTGCAGTACGTCTGGGGCAAGCTTTTTGGTAAGCGCAAGATCGCGCCTAGTATCAGTCCGTCTAAGACCGTGGTAGGCTTTGGGGGAGGGGTTCTTAGCGCTAGCGCGCTAGCCGCGTGCCTGCATCATCTCACGCCTTTTGGCGCGGTGGGGGCGTTTTTCATCGGGCTTGCCGTTTGTATGATGGGTTTTTTAGGAGGGCTTGTTATGTCTGCAATCAAGCGCGATCTGGGCGTCAAGGACTGGGGCTATATGATCAGCGGGCACGGCGGGATGCTTGACCGTATGGACTCGCTGTGCTTTGCGGCGCCGATATTTTTTCACATAGTTAGATATTTTTACGCGTGAGGTTTTGATGAAAATTTGGAGCAAAATTTTACTTTTAGCGCTCGCGGCAAATTTTGCCTTTGCATTTTCGGCTGGGAAGCTAGTGCAAGACGCTAGAGCGCAGATCGGGCAGACGCTGTTTTACGATCCTTTGTACTCTAGGCTTGAGTACCCGATGGGCGACGTGGATATGATAAAGGGCGTTTGCACCGACGTCGTCGTTAGGGCGCTGCGCGGACAGGATATCGATCTGCAGCGGCTCATCCATGAGGATATGAGCGCAAATTTTAGCGCCTATCCAAAAAACTGGGGCGCGAAAAAGACCGACAAGAACATCGATCATCGCCGCGTGCCAAACATCTCGACCTATCTAAAACGCAAGGGTTACGAGGCGAAGGGCGAGTTTAAAGCGGGCGATATCGTGACGTGGCGGCTTGATAACGGCAGGCCGCATATCGGCATAGTTTCGGATAAATTTGCCGCTAGCAAAACCCCGCTCGTGATCCACAATATCGGGCTTGGCGCGCAGGAGGAGAATGTGCTAAACGAG of Campylobacter showae contains these proteins:
- a CDS encoding phosphatidate cytidylyltransferase → MNPQNHILNLFLGLIAVLVVSSAVAFILKAKFGAENKTVSNLTSRINAWWAMILVIFAFTYMGKNAVIFLFLLVSFAALREFLSLIYIRRGDHIALVACFYVILPVQYIFIYADWYAMAMIFIPVYGFLFLPILAAICGDAAYFLERSTKIQWALMICVFCISHIPALLLLDLESGSSMELMLFLIIVVQSSDVLQYVWGKLFGKRKIAPSISPSKTVVGFGGGVLSASALAACLHHLTPFGAVGAFFIGLAVCMMGFLGGLVMSAIKRDLGVKDWGYMISGHGGMLDRMDSLCFAAPIFFHIVRYFYA
- a CDS encoding DUF1287 domain-containing protein, whose amino-acid sequence is MKIWSKILLLALAANFAFAFSAGKLVQDARAQIGQTLFYDPLYSRLEYPMGDVDMIKGVCTDVVVRALRGQDIDLQRLIHEDMSANFSAYPKNWGAKKTDKNIDHRRVPNISTYLKRKGYEAKGEFKAGDIVTWRLDNGRPHIGIVSDKFAASKTPLVIHNIGLGAQEENVLNEYEITGHFRIK